The following proteins are encoded in a genomic region of Gossypium hirsutum isolate 1008001.06 chromosome D05, Gossypium_hirsutum_v2.1, whole genome shotgun sequence:
- the LOC107905664 gene encoding NADH dehydrogenase [ubiquinone] 1 beta subcomplex subunit 2, whose amino-acid sequence MGGGHGGSTTYKGVNLHHPKRWHVATGKGLCAVMWFWVLYRAKQDGPVVLGWRHPWEGHDDHSHGHGDKH is encoded by the exons ATGGGAGGTGGCCATGGAGGGAGCACAACTTACAAAGGTGTAAATTTGCACCACCCAAAGAGATGGCACGTCGCCACCGGCAAGGGCTTGTGCGCTGTCATGTG GTTTTGGGTCCTGTACAGGGCTAAGCAGGATGGTCCCGTAGTGTTG GGTTGGCGACACCCTTGGGAGGGCCATGATGACCATTCTCATGGCCATGGAGACAAGCATTAG
- the LOC107905665 gene encoding uncharacterized protein — protein MLSLALFLAPIRILLCKFSKFNDFLISKHQESTRPKGRERRKETMITRSNLAEQLREYQIRSKHDWASVSFFSSTSNLTSSRVDVVVFVIWELVILAFLVFSAVSLYFRHMQLAFILVCITMLLLLCMKITKQVRLARKKKRRMLLPLSM, from the exons ATGCTCTCCCTTGCCCTTTTTCTAGCTCCAATTCGTATCTTGCTCTGTAAATTCTCAAAATTTAACGATTTTTTAATCTCCAAACACCAAGAAAGTACAAGGCCGAAGGGTAGGGAAAGAAGAAAGGAAACGATGATAACGCGATCCAATTTAGCAGAGCAGTTGAGAGAGTATCAGATTCGATCTAAGCACGATTGGGCTTCCGTTTCGTTTTTCTCTTCCACGTCTAATCTTACCTCTTCTAG GGTCGATGTTGTGGTCTTTGTTATATGGGAACTGGTTATTTTAGCATTCCTGGTTTTTTCAGCTGTTTCGTTGTATTTTAGGCATATGCAACTTGCCTTTATCCTAGTTTGCATCACAATGCTATTGCTTCTCTGCATGAAAATCACAAAACAAGTTAGATTGGCTAGGAAAAAGAAGAGAAGGATGCTTCTTCCTTTATCAATGTAG